The Candidatus Nitrospira nitrificans region ACCCGATCTCCAGCGGCGTCGTCGAGGACTTGATCCTGAGCTTGAAGGGCCGCTATACCGTGTTGATTGTGACTCATAATCTTGCGCAAGCTCGACGCATCGCAGATTATGCCGCGTTGCTTTGGGTGCAGGACGGAGCAGGGAGGCTGATTGAAGCGGGGATAGCAACACAGATATTCGAGGCCCCGCGTGAACCGCTGACTGCTGCCTATGTCAGTGGGATGCGAGGATAATATGATTGCCGCTCGCGCTGTGAAGAATCGGATATGACCCACGACCGGGATTTCTGGACAAGGGGAAAGGCTCCAAGGGCTCTGAAACCATTTTCACATAGGTCTTTGCGTAACGATGCCGGTGTTGTCACCTGCGAGCAGGGGAAGTCAGGACAACTGAGCATCGGTCAATCTTTAGGCCCAAGAGTATCAAGTCCTTTCGGAATACGAGAACAACGGGGCAACCATTTAAACACCGAGTCTTTCGCATCCTGTCGGATTCGAGGCGGGCGCAGATGTGTCGAGGCCGCTGATCGTTACCAATCTTTGCGGATCACGAGGCCGTCCGGGTGGTTCCCTCGAGGTGCAGAGGTAACGCGGCATAAACAGAAAAGATAGGGAATACAATGACGAGAACAATCATCATCGTTGGCGCCTCGTTTGCTGGAATCAAAGCGGCGTGGGACCTGCGCCATCTTCTCGATGAGAAGCATCGAATTCTCATTATTTCCGACAAACCCCGGACTACATTTCGAGCCTCGTTTCCCCGGGTGTTGTTTGAAAATCTCGACCTTGAGAAGATCACCATGAATCTTGCCGAAAATTTCAAGGCTACCGGCATTGAGTTCATCTGTGACCCCATGATTTCCGTAGACCAGCACAACGATGAAATTGTGTGTCAGAGCGGGCGTCGCCATTTCGATTACCTCATCTTGGCGACAGGCGCACGTCATGCCTATGAAGTCCTACCCGGATCACGCGAGTTTGCCTATTCGGTGTGCGATCCAGGAAGAATCCTTGAAACGCGGGAAGCTCTGCTGAAGTTTCAAGGCGGAGAGTTCTTCTGTGGGGTGGGCGCAGGTTATACACCCTGCGATGGTCCACCGATGGAGGTCCTCATGGATCTCGATCACCGATTGCGCATGATAGGTGTTCGAGAGAATGCGCGTCTTCACCTGATCAGCGATAAGGAATGTCTTTTGCCCCCAGGCGGTCCGGAGGTTTGGAAATACCTGGAAGATCTCTTCGAAAAGCGCGGGATCATCGTCCATCTGGAAGTTGGTCTTGTACGAATGGATGCAAAGACGCTCTATTTTAATGATCGGAGTGCTCTGCCCTATGACTTATGTGTCCTGGTGCCACCGTATCGAGGAATCAAGGCGCTGGAAAATTCCGGCCTGACAGACGAACGAGGATTCGTCCCCGCAGACTGGAACACATGGCGCGCTGACCAATCAATCCACCGGAACATTTATGCGGTCGGGGATTGCATCGGCAATCCCGGTCCCCGGCAGGGGCATCTGGCCCTGATGCAGGCGACGGTCGCGGCTGAGCATGTCGCTTGGAGGATCAACCGGAAAGGCTCGGTGAGGGCATATCTGCCGGAGTTTCGTTGCGTGATGGATCAGGGGGGTGGGAATGGTCTGTATCTCTATTCGCAATACATGTCGGACGGCGATGTGTTGGAAATCAAACTAGGAACCGAACCATATGCGTCAAAAATCCGCTTCGAAGAGATTTTCTTGGAAAAGAGGGGTGACATCGGCGAACTTCATCATCAAATGGTCAAATAACTCCGTATGCAAACATGGATCTGTCTCTTTCCGACTGGTCAGCCATTCGAACCATCAGCGCGGGCTGTGCGACGGCGGATAACCATCTCCATGCTTCTCGTTTCAGATGACTTTGTCGGTTCCCTACAAACCGCAACGGCGAAGTCAAGCAGGACTGCGGAGCGAGTGAGCTCCGCAGTCCCCCGGTGAAGGAGG contains the following coding sequences:
- a CDS encoding NAD(P)/FAD-dependent oxidoreductase, whose protein sequence is MTRTIIIVGASFAGIKAAWDLRHLLDEKHRILIISDKPRTTFRASFPRVLFENLDLEKITMNLAENFKATGIEFICDPMISVDQHNDEIVCQSGRRHFDYLILATGARHAYEVLPGSREFAYSVCDPGRILETREALLKFQGGEFFCGVGAGYTPCDGPPMEVLMDLDHRLRMIGVRENARLHLISDKECLLPPGGPEVWKYLEDLFEKRGIIVHLEVGLVRMDAKTLYFNDRSALPYDLCVLVPPYRGIKALENSGLTDERGFVPADWNTWRADQSIHRNIYAVGDCIGNPGPRQGHLALMQATVAAEHVAWRINRKGSVRAYLPEFRCVMDQGGGNGLYLYSQYMSDGDVLEIKLGTEPYASKIRFEEIFLEKRGDIGELHHQMVK